A DNA window from Micromonospora sp. NBC_01739 contains the following coding sequences:
- a CDS encoding barstar family protein — MTTDADSGAGRTPVQRRWAWAHPVAPRWLLVGGIGVDDSDDDDIPLALCAEIEGLFVDLPSRQRERFTLVGCAPEGALAELLDRLPVEALGTERAWLGDICLAAPPGPPGSSPSWWGEDLGDVVVLGQRPSTRPRAGDIELDGFVHLYDRTDAVVRPDVAGFVLLGRDDTRYGACRDVTGVFREQAAPPVPQIRLLGCRPEAPLLTALGAVSNASKAARRRRRIRAEVHMTAADGSARPVSGAVVSGTVVAGEPSCLGAGLFDVTVDSDPREPLPLGVLDILEGWRVRRPAMRNMWAGYDRELRDHWAGVALAHRVDAADRPPGTTYDLDGRYVTDIEGFYCAIGEAINGPGGYFGWNLDALHDCLSGEFGARTPFRLVWHDSAVAREHLVTGYDKRLLAPATSLDQLLDLLAAEHVEVDLR; from the coding sequence GTGACGACGGACGCCGATTCCGGGGCTGGGCGTACGCCGGTGCAGCGGCGGTGGGCCTGGGCGCATCCGGTCGCTCCACGCTGGCTGCTGGTCGGCGGCATCGGCGTCGACGACTCCGACGATGACGACATCCCGTTGGCACTGTGCGCCGAGATCGAGGGGTTGTTCGTCGACCTGCCGTCCCGGCAGCGGGAGCGGTTCACCCTTGTCGGCTGCGCCCCGGAAGGAGCGCTCGCCGAGCTGTTGGATCGGCTGCCCGTCGAGGCGCTCGGCACCGAACGTGCCTGGCTGGGTGACATCTGCCTGGCGGCACCACCCGGGCCACCGGGCAGTTCGCCGTCCTGGTGGGGCGAGGATCTCGGGGATGTCGTCGTACTCGGTCAACGACCGAGCACGAGACCGCGGGCCGGGGACATCGAACTCGACGGGTTCGTCCACCTCTACGACCGCACGGACGCGGTGGTACGCCCAGACGTCGCCGGGTTCGTCCTGCTCGGCCGGGACGACACGCGCTACGGCGCCTGCCGGGACGTCACGGGCGTGTTCCGCGAGCAGGCCGCACCGCCGGTGCCGCAGATCAGGCTGCTCGGTTGCCGACCGGAAGCACCACTGCTCACCGCGCTCGGTGCGGTCAGCAACGCGAGCAAGGCCGCCCGGCGTCGCCGCCGGATCCGCGCCGAGGTGCACATGACAGCTGCCGACGGCTCGGCCCGCCCGGTGAGCGGCGCCGTGGTCTCCGGAACGGTCGTCGCGGGCGAGCCGTCGTGCCTCGGTGCCGGACTCTTCGACGTGACCGTCGACAGCGACCCACGGGAACCTCTGCCGCTGGGGGTCCTCGACATCCTGGAAGGTTGGCGCGTCCGGCGGCCCGCAATGAGGAACATGTGGGCTGGTTACGACCGCGAGCTGCGCGATCACTGGGCCGGAGTGGCGCTCGCCCACCGGGTCGATGCGGCCGACCGGCCACCCGGCACCACCTACGACCTCGACGGGCGGTACGTGACCGACATCGAAGGGTTCTACTGCGCGATCGGCGAGGCGATCAACGGCCCCGGCGGGTACTTCGGCTGGAACCTCGACGCGCTCCACGACTGTCTCAGCGGGGAATTCGGCGCGCGGACACCGTTCCGGCTGGTGTGGCACGATTCGGCTGTCGCCCGCGAACACCTCGTCACCGGCTATGACAAACGTCTGCTGGCCCCGGCGACCAGTCTGGATCAGTTACTGGACCTCCTGGCGGCAGAGCACGTCGAGGTCGACCTCCGCTGA
- a CDS encoding tetratricopeptide repeat protein: protein MTDLDRIFEPQYKAVDLFTNRVPEHKAFAEAVLSHLERVVDGSGTLDTPTRRNVLTFYGIGGIGKTALSKRLERWLLGELPESAEWGQAPVFDQPIRTARIDFHGSKVVNAADVLLCLRATLAGEGRRFPAFDLGLAAWWTLACPGTPLPTMTNANGLDVRTQIVDTLGDLIGDLGVSLGIGPLSVRTGVRIVDAIRQRRLRDRMLRECDPLVAIIDEARRNPSQGVASSLAGLLSWDLERLLRGERPVAVVFADAAEYIQGGNRVQERLFNRIVHLTPGILWVVTSQRSLDWASPALHGVLPYTGSEIWPGLCIPARAEPCQHLVGDLSDVDVVTYLERASGTGGNPVLSEEVTDRIRLGSHGLPLYLDLSLSIARAAGTQTLDPKSFGGSLPALVTRVFADLPEEERDIARTASLLTRFDAALVATAAGRLEGDARRFCDRSLVRIDEHPRFPYRLHDAVRSALSNEAPASPGAWTPADRLARAHTLLDTLRQRHGEVLGDIDCRLDLLQLAAGLSAEHDIEAPWLRQALTELPGMSRTAERLPPPDTRTWMGQLSRFFEGWRDRSTGQRIGYLEDLLTTPLPKDIARASRLFLAYDYRTVGEADKALVILQPILAEEPDSSLLRYQVARTLHWLGRYEELEYLLRHSPPAEDTAAARLRSDLAFERGHLSEAIAGPTARARHLHALGQHRIAIENEASALWRAALAGRTTVAECDKLASKTDRHGMWLTLRTSLAAKAVCLVGDDPAVTAILGEAISIARSRSGTPGWREWSVALLHALRLEDRRRIGAVRADWEAVAPRCTSNYRLVDRLFIYAGYPPTYPPLPEQVETAGADQRWQAIIAAIVEGS from the coding sequence ATGACGGATCTCGATCGGATTTTCGAACCGCAGTACAAGGCAGTCGACCTCTTCACCAACCGGGTTCCCGAGCACAAGGCTTTCGCCGAGGCGGTGCTGAGCCACCTGGAGCGAGTCGTCGACGGCAGCGGCACTCTCGACACCCCGACACGGCGCAATGTACTGACCTTCTACGGGATTGGCGGAATCGGTAAGACCGCCCTGTCGAAGCGGTTGGAGCGGTGGCTGCTGGGAGAGTTGCCGGAAAGCGCGGAGTGGGGCCAGGCACCCGTCTTCGATCAGCCCATCCGTACTGCTCGGATCGACTTCCACGGCAGCAAGGTGGTCAATGCCGCAGATGTTCTGCTCTGTCTCCGCGCGACCTTGGCGGGCGAGGGCCGCAGGTTCCCGGCGTTCGACCTCGGGCTGGCCGCGTGGTGGACCTTGGCCTGCCCCGGCACACCGTTGCCCACGATGACCAACGCGAACGGACTCGATGTCCGTACGCAGATCGTCGACACCCTCGGCGACCTCATCGGCGACCTCGGCGTCAGCCTCGGCATCGGGCCGCTGAGTGTCCGTACCGGGGTCCGCATCGTCGACGCAATCCGCCAGCGGCGGCTTCGCGACCGCATGTTGCGGGAATGTGATCCGCTCGTGGCGATCATCGACGAAGCGCGTCGGAATCCTTCGCAGGGCGTCGCGTCGAGCCTGGCCGGTCTGCTCTCGTGGGATCTCGAGCGGCTGCTCCGGGGCGAACGACCGGTGGCAGTGGTGTTCGCGGATGCCGCCGAGTACATCCAGGGCGGGAACCGAGTCCAGGAACGCCTGTTCAACAGAATCGTGCACCTGACCCCCGGCATTCTGTGGGTGGTGACTTCGCAGCGCAGCCTCGATTGGGCATCTCCAGCACTGCACGGCGTCCTGCCCTACACCGGTTCGGAAATCTGGCCCGGGCTGTGCATTCCCGCCCGAGCCGAACCCTGCCAGCACCTCGTCGGAGACCTGTCTGACGTGGACGTCGTGACATACCTCGAGCGCGCCTCCGGCACCGGCGGCAACCCGGTTCTCAGCGAGGAGGTGACGGATCGGATCCGACTCGGCTCCCACGGCCTGCCGCTGTATCTGGACCTGTCGTTGTCGATCGCCCGAGCCGCCGGCACGCAGACTCTGGATCCGAAGTCGTTCGGAGGATCGCTGCCTGCGTTGGTGACCCGGGTCTTCGCCGACCTTCCCGAAGAGGAAAGGGACATCGCTCGTACCGCAAGCCTGCTCACCCGTTTCGACGCCGCCCTGGTGGCGACGGCCGCAGGACGCCTGGAGGGCGACGCGCGCCGGTTCTGCGACCGATCGCTGGTTCGTATCGACGAACACCCCAGGTTTCCCTACCGGCTGCATGACGCGGTCCGCTCGGCGTTGTCCAACGAGGCGCCCGCCAGCCCGGGGGCTTGGACTCCCGCGGACCGCCTCGCCCGCGCGCACACGTTGCTCGACACCCTGCGGCAGCGGCACGGAGAGGTGCTGGGCGACATCGACTGCCGGCTTGATCTGCTTCAGTTGGCGGCCGGCCTGTCCGCCGAGCACGATATCGAGGCCCCCTGGCTACGACAGGCGCTGACCGAACTTCCCGGCATGAGCCGGACGGCCGAACGGCTCCCACCCCCGGACACCCGCACCTGGATGGGGCAGTTGTCCCGGTTCTTCGAAGGGTGGCGCGACCGCAGCACTGGCCAGCGCATCGGCTACCTCGAGGACCTCCTCACCACCCCGTTGCCGAAGGACATCGCCCGGGCATCTCGCCTGTTTCTCGCATACGACTATCGGACAGTCGGCGAGGCCGACAAGGCGCTGGTCATCCTCCAGCCGATCCTCGCGGAGGAGCCCGACTCCTCACTTCTGCGTTACCAGGTCGCGCGGACCCTGCACTGGCTCGGTCGTTACGAGGAGTTGGAATACCTCCTTCGGCATTCACCTCCGGCTGAGGACACCGCAGCGGCTCGGCTGCGAAGCGACCTCGCCTTCGAACGAGGGCATCTGTCGGAGGCCATCGCCGGGCCGACCGCGCGAGCCAGGCACCTGCACGCGCTGGGGCAGCACCGGATCGCCATCGAGAACGAGGCGTCAGCTTTGTGGCGGGCAGCCCTCGCCGGTCGAACCACCGTCGCGGAATGCGACAAATTGGCCAGCAAGACGGACCGACACGGCATGTGGCTGACGCTGCGAACGTCCCTCGCCGCCAAAGCGGTGTGCCTGGTGGGCGACGACCCTGCCGTGACCGCGATACTCGGCGAGGCCATTTCCATCGCGCGATCCCGCTCCGGCACCCCTGGATGGCGGGAATGGTCGGTGGCACTGCTGCACGCGCTGCGTCTTGAGGATCGGCGACGGATCGGTGCCGTACGCGCGGATTGGGAGGCCGTTGCTCCCCGCTGCACCTCGAACTACCGCTTAGTCGATCGGCTGTTCATCTATGCCGGCTACCCACCCACCTACCCGCCCCTACCGGAGCAGGTCGAGACAGCCGGCGCGGATCAACGATGGCAGGCGATCATCGCTGCGATCGTAGAGGGCTCGTAG
- a CDS encoding phenylacetate--CoA ligase family protein — protein MADLPHRPLALRTADSPLPGLAARGRQAVLAPLGRTVAALSRLVSRHPAGWRWVARRHHPVLDGLAAANAQSVCVRAARQVPAYRAFLRARPAGARHRLADFPETDKLGYVVAHDAADRCWGGRLPTRGVVVDESAGSSGRPFNWPRGDRELRAVHRDIVGYTKLVFPMRRPFVINAYSMGAWATGTTTGAAMARISVVKNTGPDLGKIIDTLREFGPDFDYLVTAYPPFLKHLRDRLDAEEFPWSRYRIFASCGGEGMTEALRDYLEQRFALVRSAYGASDLTIGIGAETRFTVWLRRRLQNDRALRAELLGADEQRLPMVFQYNPFATYLETNEHRELVCTVTTEVLQPRLRYNIGDEALLVPYQRIVELAHLDPVRRAEFRTAVSAERMTLPVLLLFGRRDSTVSYLGANLYPQDVEYGLYTGNPYAAEINRFCLTLVEDAALETRPVIHIELRRALTAAQREALAIACRTGVRRHLTSVSRDFAQSLVEDPTAGDLRVELHEPGSGPFAGEQKIKNVYLVR, from the coding sequence ATGGCCGATCTGCCGCACCGACCCCTCGCTCTGCGTACCGCTGACTCGCCGTTGCCGGGCCTGGCCGCGCGTGGCCGGCAGGCCGTGCTGGCCCCGCTCGGCCGCACGGTCGCCGCGCTGAGCCGGCTCGTCAGCCGGCACCCTGCCGGATGGCGGTGGGTGGCGCGGCGGCACCACCCGGTCCTGGACGGTCTGGCCGCGGCCAACGCCCAGTCCGTCTGCGTACGGGCCGCCCGGCAGGTGCCCGCCTACCGGGCCTTCCTGCGCGCCCGCCCGGCCGGTGCCCGCCACCGGCTGGCGGATTTCCCGGAGACCGACAAGCTCGGCTACGTGGTGGCCCACGACGCGGCCGACCGCTGCTGGGGCGGGCGGTTGCCGACCCGTGGGGTGGTGGTAGACGAGTCGGCCGGTTCGTCCGGGCGGCCGTTCAACTGGCCCCGAGGGGACCGGGAACTGCGGGCGGTGCACCGGGACATCGTCGGCTACACCAAGCTGGTCTTCCCGATGCGCCGACCGTTCGTGATCAACGCGTATTCGATGGGGGCCTGGGCGACCGGGACCACGACCGGTGCCGCGATGGCCCGGATCTCGGTGGTGAAGAACACCGGCCCGGACCTTGGGAAGATCATCGACACCCTCCGCGAGTTCGGTCCGGACTTCGACTACCTGGTGACGGCGTACCCACCGTTTCTGAAGCATCTGCGCGACCGCCTGGACGCCGAGGAGTTTCCCTGGTCGCGGTACCGCATCTTCGCCAGCTGCGGCGGTGAGGGGATGACCGAGGCGCTGCGCGACTATCTGGAGCAGCGGTTCGCGCTGGTCCGGTCGGCGTACGGGGCCTCGGACCTGACCATCGGCATCGGCGCGGAGACCCGGTTCACGGTGTGGCTGCGGCGGCGGCTGCAGAACGACCGGGCGCTGCGGGCCGAGTTGCTCGGCGCCGACGAGCAGCGGCTGCCGATGGTGTTCCAGTACAACCCGTTCGCCACCTACCTGGAGACCAACGAGCACCGGGAACTGGTCTGCACGGTCACCACCGAGGTGCTGCAACCCCGGCTGCGGTACAACATCGGCGACGAGGCTCTGCTCGTGCCGTACCAGCGGATCGTCGAGCTGGCCCACCTCGACCCGGTACGCCGGGCCGAGTTCCGCACGGCCGTCTCCGCCGAGCGGATGACCCTGCCGGTGTTGCTGCTGTTCGGTCGGCGCGACTCCACGGTCTCCTACCTGGGGGCCAACCTCTACCCCCAGGACGTGGAGTACGGCCTCTACACCGGCAATCCGTACGCCGCCGAGATCAACCGCTTCTGCCTGACCCTGGTGGAGGACGCGGCCCTGGAGACCCGACCGGTCATCCACATCGAACTGCGCCGTGCCCTGACCGCCGCGCAACGCGAAGCCCTCGCCATCGCCTGCCGCACCGGGGTACGCCGACACCTCACCTCGGTCTCCCGGGACTTCGCCCAGTCCCTGGTGGAGGACCCGACCGCCGGGGACCTGCGGGTGGAACTGCACGAACCCGGCAGCGGCCCGTTCGCCGGTGAGCAGAAGATCAAGAACGTCTACCTGGTGAGGTGA
- a CDS encoding DUF4188 domain-containing protein, translated as MTVRTRDFSRAPAQARAGAMFIGATRYSNPLVLLRLAPAWIRMVRDMRRMSGYCWHTVYWQFPLTLGTIAFFTDREAMLRFARTREHRRLMVWLTDGTRNATAGFIRLYTAAPDGYSNGTWRAEGPQMGHIATFTPIGAETSGPAVLR; from the coding sequence GTGACCGTGCGTACCCGTGACTTCTCCCGCGCCCCGGCGCAGGCCCGCGCCGGCGCGATGTTCATCGGCGCCACCCGCTACTCCAACCCCCTGGTCCTGCTGCGGCTGGCACCGGCCTGGATCCGGATGGTCCGGGACATGCGCCGGATGTCCGGCTACTGCTGGCACACCGTCTACTGGCAGTTCCCGTTGACCCTGGGCACGATCGCCTTCTTCACCGACCGGGAGGCGATGCTGCGCTTCGCCCGCACCCGCGAGCACCGCCGGTTGATGGTCTGGCTGACCGACGGCACCCGTAACGCGACCGCCGGCTTCATCCGGCTCTACACGGCCGCGCCGGACGGATACTCCAACGGCACCTGGCGCGCCGAAGGCCCGCAGATGGGGCACATCGCCACCTTCACCCCCATCGGGGCGGAGACCAGTGGCCCGGCGGTCCTCCGGTGA
- a CDS encoding GNAT family N-acetyltransferase, with product MTATTHRFERVTSRRTLREFLALTDRLYAGEPRYVPTPRQQIRRWWRDGISLYVLRDPTGTVVGRTTLHTDTAFDTKLGRRCQLFGLTEFTEPAARPLFDAITAHAEPDRDLLFGPVALLPNQAGGVITSGYADRGFVDSAWNPPHYVTAYEAYGFHRRFEADTWICPVPAPAQPKPPMPTEPDGGRLELHRGDLRRLDDQLGLLREMLNASFAQLGYYTPISERQLRRQTDGLGYLLDESLLLYLTRDGIPVAFVLCVPDISEFLVAVRGNLHVVNQLRLLTSGRRRYRREAVLIIKGVLPQYQGRGYQRLLSAHLHHNLHTAGYTTLRSTYVERDNVASAAQYRRLGGRPLHGYTFYAKER from the coding sequence GTGACCGCGACCACCCACCGGTTCGAGCGGGTGACCAGCCGCCGCACCCTGCGGGAGTTCCTCGCCCTCACCGACCGGTTGTACGCCGGTGAACCCCGCTACGTGCCCACTCCACGGCAGCAGATCCGGCGCTGGTGGCGCGACGGCATCTCCCTGTACGTCCTGCGGGACCCCACCGGCACGGTGGTCGGCCGCACCACCCTGCACACCGACACGGCCTTCGACACCAAGCTCGGCCGCCGGTGCCAACTCTTCGGGCTCACCGAGTTCACCGAACCGGCCGCCCGGCCGCTGTTCGACGCGATCACCGCGCACGCCGAACCCGACCGGGACCTGCTGTTCGGCCCGGTGGCGTTGCTACCCAACCAGGCCGGTGGAGTGATCACCTCCGGGTACGCCGACCGGGGCTTCGTCGACAGCGCCTGGAACCCGCCGCACTACGTGACCGCCTACGAGGCGTACGGATTCCACCGCCGTTTCGAGGCCGACACCTGGATCTGCCCGGTGCCCGCCCCGGCGCAACCGAAACCACCGATGCCCACCGAGCCGGACGGCGGACGCCTGGAACTGCACCGAGGTGACCTGCGGCGTCTCGACGACCAGCTCGGCCTGCTGCGCGAGATGCTGAACGCCTCCTTCGCCCAACTGGGCTACTACACCCCGATCTCCGAGCGCCAACTGCGCCGGCAGACCGACGGGCTGGGGTACCTGCTGGACGAGTCGTTGCTGCTCTACCTGACCCGCGACGGCATCCCGGTGGCCTTCGTGCTCTGCGTACCGGACATCAGTGAGTTCCTGGTCGCCGTCCGCGGCAACCTGCACGTGGTCAACCAACTGCGGCTGCTGACCTCCGGCCGCCGCCGCTACCGCCGGGAAGCGGTGCTGATCATCAAGGGGGTCCTCCCGCAGTACCAGGGGCGTGGCTACCAGCGGCTGCTCTCCGCCCACCTGCACCACAACCTGCACACCGCCGGCTACACCACCCTGCGCAGCACCTATGTCGAGCGGGACAACGTGGCATCGGCCGCCCAGTACCGGCGGCTCGGCGGTCGTCCGCTGCACGGCTACACCTTCTATGCCAAGGAGCGATAG
- a CDS encoding nitroreductase — translation MDLDAFRALEPLCWRAPSAHNTQPWRLRYEPAGIRVGWEPARTLPAGDPTGRDLRLSLGAFVETCLIVAADADLHLKYVADPEDQWVGWLRPTEDPYPTPFRTTDVWERRTDRGRFSAGPDPEALAAVDREARQTGGEVRVVPQADRLGALLRTADQHLYADPAITAELRRWLRLDPTHPNYRIDGLTDRCLALSRPAAVGLRAGLAAYPLLRPLGLPRLLAAADDPLARGGTVLALIAPEGLDQAGQVELGRVLLRCWLTLHTSGLAAHPLSQLIDVAATRTALGSLLKVAPERLVHVTRVGRPTRPAPRSARRIPSDEPA, via the coding sequence GTGGACCTCGACGCTTTCCGCGCCCTCGAACCGCTGTGCTGGCGGGCCCCGAGCGCGCACAACACCCAACCCTGGCGGCTGCGCTACGAGCCCGCCGGGATCCGGGTCGGATGGGAACCGGCCCGTACCCTGCCGGCCGGCGATCCCACCGGCCGTGACCTGCGACTGTCCCTCGGCGCCTTCGTCGAGACCTGCCTGATCGTCGCCGCCGACGCCGACCTGCACCTGAAGTACGTCGCCGATCCCGAGGACCAGTGGGTGGGTTGGCTGCGCCCGACCGAGGACCCCTACCCGACCCCCTTCCGCACCACGGACGTGTGGGAACGCCGTACCGACCGGGGTCGGTTCTCCGCCGGTCCGGACCCGGAGGCGCTCGCGGCGGTGGACCGGGAGGCCCGGCAAACTGGCGGTGAGGTACGGGTGGTGCCGCAGGCCGACCGCCTGGGTGCCCTGCTGCGCACCGCCGACCAGCACCTGTACGCGGACCCGGCGATCACCGCCGAGCTGCGCCGTTGGCTCCGGCTGGATCCCACCCATCCGAACTACCGCATCGACGGGCTGACCGACCGCTGCCTGGCCCTGTCCCGGCCCGCTGCGGTAGGACTACGGGCGGGGCTGGCCGCGTACCCCCTGTTGCGTCCGCTGGGTCTGCCCCGGCTGCTAGCCGCTGCCGACGATCCCCTGGCCCGTGGCGGCACCGTGCTGGCCCTGATCGCCCCCGAGGGGCTGGACCAGGCCGGGCAGGTCGAGTTAGGCCGGGTACTGCTGCGCTGCTGGTTGACCCTGCACACCTCCGGGCTGGCAGCACACCCGCTGAGCCAGCTGATCGACGTCGCGGCCACCCGTACGGCCCTGGGCAGCCTGCTGAAGGTGGCACCGGAGCGGCTGGTGCATGTCACCCGGGTAGGCCGACCCACCCGGCCCGCGCCCCGGTCGGCGCGCCGAATCCCCAGCGACGAACCGGCCTGA
- a CDS encoding ATP-binding protein: MSIDVPIADNVPLFGSLVRRHRTRIGLTQRELADLSTVSVRAIRDLEQGRARRPRQDTVRLIADGLRLGTRARADLESAAGEGRTSWAVKAGYEADPPSPPLAVDVQLGREAETSVIVDELGTGAERLVTIVGIDGVGRTRLALEVATRLHTAERTPVLWCPLTGPTGGDRLSTLVRATADQLLGTGGGAPPVNGPDELAAFMEIVADRPPLLVLDGVTEAAHAHRIGQLLRDCPGLRILVTAAFPLGAPGERHFLLNPLAVPAEGEPFTVDVPAVRIFMERARRFRPDVNPDIREAALIADICRRLDGVPQAIHAAASWLVVYDIATLHQCLHDGPAGLLHHLAGPDGGINLRDALDRRLATLPTPERELLDALCVRGETFDLAEVMTLTGHSLPDSGRAVRSLVLRGLVRPTYTAGQSRFRILHLVRAAQLCALDIRV, encoded by the coding sequence ATGAGCATCGACGTGCCGATCGCCGATAACGTGCCGCTGTTCGGGTCGCTGGTCCGCCGGCATCGCACCCGCATCGGGCTGACCCAGCGGGAACTGGCGGACCTGTCCACCGTCAGCGTCCGGGCGATCCGCGACCTCGAACAGGGCCGGGCCCGCCGACCACGGCAGGACACCGTACGGCTGATCGCCGACGGCCTGCGACTCGGAACACGGGCCCGCGCCGATCTGGAGTCCGCCGCCGGGGAAGGACGGACCAGTTGGGCGGTGAAGGCCGGCTACGAGGCCGACCCGCCGTCCCCACCCCTGGCCGTGGACGTACAACTGGGGCGGGAGGCCGAGACCTCCGTCATCGTCGACGAACTCGGCACCGGCGCCGAACGGCTGGTGACCATCGTCGGGATAGACGGGGTCGGCCGCACCCGGCTGGCCCTTGAGGTGGCCACCCGGTTGCACACCGCCGAGCGCACCCCGGTGCTCTGGTGCCCCCTCACCGGCCCGACCGGCGGTGACCGCCTCTCCACCCTGGTCCGCGCCACCGCCGATCAACTGCTCGGCACCGGGGGTGGTGCACCCCCGGTGAACGGGCCGGACGAGTTGGCCGCCTTCATGGAGATCGTCGCCGACCGGCCGCCGCTGCTGGTGCTGGACGGGGTGACCGAGGCCGCTCATGCCCACCGCATCGGGCAGTTGCTGCGCGACTGCCCGGGCCTACGGATCCTGGTCACCGCCGCATTCCCCCTGGGGGCACCCGGTGAACGACACTTCCTGCTCAACCCGCTGGCCGTACCCGCGGAAGGCGAACCGTTCACCGTGGACGTCCCCGCGGTCCGGATCTTCATGGAGCGGGCCCGCCGATTCCGTCCCGACGTCAACCCCGACATCCGGGAGGCCGCGCTGATCGCGGACATCTGCCGGCGACTGGACGGGGTACCCCAGGCCATCCACGCCGCCGCGTCCTGGCTCGTCGTCTACGACATCGCGACCCTGCACCAGTGCCTGCACGACGGTCCGGCCGGACTGCTGCACCACCTCGCCGGCCCCGACGGCGGCATCAACCTGCGCGACGCCCTGGACCGCCGGCTGGCCACCCTGCCCACCCCCGAACGCGAACTGCTCGACGCCCTCTGCGTACGGGGAGAGACCTTCGACCTGGCCGAGGTGATGACCCTGACCGGCCACAGCCTGCCCGACAGCGGCCGGGCCGTCCGCTCCCTGGTGCTGCGTGGCCTGGTACGCCCCACGTACACCGCCGGCCAGTCCCGGTTCCGGATCCTGCACCTGGTACGCGCGGCCCAGCTCTGCGCTCTGGACATCCGGGTCTGA